The DNA sequence aaaaaaatatcataCTCCAATTCGTCGAATCCATTCGGTCATTCATGTTTGGCGATGGCGATCCAAATAGGGTAACGAAAGAGGAGAGATGGAAGTTGATTGGGCAATACATAACCTCCAAGGGCGGTGTTGTTGCAGCTGAAGAACTTGCTCCATATCTTGACCCTTTAGAAACTAAAGGGAAAAATGAGAGCCTTCAGATCAACGACGAAACATACATGCTACCGGTTCTGATGAGGTACGAGGGTCATCCCGTGATTGAAGAAGACGGAAACGTTCTATACCTGTTTATATCTCTGCAACCCACAGCCAAGGAATCGAGTGATCCTAATTTTGTCAAAGGAGCACTACTTAAGAaaaagtttttgatggagaATAAGTGGTGGTTCAGCAAGGCTAGCACTTTGGAGAAGGCAGTGATTGTAGGGTTTGGTGGACTTTGTTGGAAAGGGATTCAGATGCTTACCGAGGGTTTGCTTCTGGAAACTCCAATTGCCCCCGGTGGTTATGTTACATTTTTCTCTGCAATGCTTCCAGTACTTCAGGCTTGTGTTATTTCCATCACCGCTATTCCTTCGTTGAGATTCGTTTTGTTTTGCATCATTTTCCTTAAGAGAAATGCTGATATTAAGAAAAGAAATCTGGCAAGGCAGCGATGTGCTCGGGATCTTGAGTCCCCGGATCTAGCACTGAGACAAAAGCTCCAAGCTGCTCGGGACATGGCCAAAAGGTTGACTATAGTCATGACTGCGGGCCAGGAGGATATGCCTGTTAATGTCTATGGTACTAATAGGAGTACTAGTACTAACAGAAGCAGGGATTTGGTTGAGGACATTTGAGTAATCTTTTGCATTGTTTGAACTTCTTATTGTTTTTGCTTCGCTGCAACTAGATTAATTTGGATGTCGAATATATGGATTTCTAAGCTCTTTCATATTTGACCGTATGACTAAAGCATGCAAATGAGTGTGGAGGCTGAGGAAGGGCAATGAGCCATATAACTTTCGTCCATGAACATTGCTACAAAGACTTCTATGGTATTCTCGGATACCATATATTTCGAATAATTCTCCATTACATCTATCATAGgtttctctgatttttttttcttaccgaAATTATTGCATTACAACTTCCCCATGACATTTCCTCCAGTACTTGGAATGCTACACTACTAGAAATATAGCCTATGGGCACAGCACCATTGGGTACGAGCAAGCATCTGTGGCTGTTATTAGATCAATAGGGACAGTTGGTCTTGTTTAGTGGCAAATATGGTGATGCTCACCAATATTAGTGTTTAGCAGCACATGAGCGAGACCATCCGTCCCATAAGAGGGCTTGGGAACTACGGGAACCACGGACATTTTAGTTTCCGTCTCCAAATTTTAACATTATCACGGGTCCACATAAACTGAGTTGAAAATTCATTTTCGAATTTTttataactaaaaaaaaaaaattcatccgtCGCCCACTGGTTTCCTATTGATTTAAaagggtttctctctcttctctcccctTCTCCAACCTCAGACCCTCTCACTGCCATCGTCAGCCTCCGTCCAACGGCCAAACGATGCAGCTGGGGAAGATGAACAAAATTTCGACCACGAAGTTGTTGATTGTCGTTAGATCTGTCGGTCAGTGATCGCTGATTTCCGGTCACTTCCTATCCAGAAGCCAACATCAGTTTCTTAAGGTTTGCAACTTGTCAGATCTCTCCTATACTAATATAGATGTTTAGTATTCGGATCTGGATATTATCGGTTTCTTAAGCTAGCTGATCTCTTAAGAGTGTAGTTTATCTTATCTTTGACCCTTGTAGTTGTTTAGTTTGATTACAATTGTATCTCATGGCTTTGGCTTGAATCTATTGATACCCCCATGTTTTTATATTCAAAGATATCAATCATCTTTATGCACTAATTTTTTCTCTAAGGGCCATTCGAAAGTGGGTATCTTGATTTTGAATCATGGATTGAGATAAGCATACAAATCTCAGGATGTGTTCGAAAATTAATTGCTGCTTTccaattgattttggttttgatttatataTACAGTGCT is a window from the Rosa chinensis cultivar Old Blush chromosome 2, RchiOBHm-V2, whole genome shotgun sequence genome containing:
- the LOC112185221 gene encoding uncharacterized protein At5g03900, chloroplastic, with amino-acid sequence MASMVATCFTLQPTLHPRLAFNSSLFPNPRPLKTFPDPILTPIFQVCFSAKLQEPRALVPVSRACLGSATGIRKDGGGADFKGGRSPSWRPRAVGAQSDHETSSEPKKNIILQFVESIRSFMFGDGDPNRVTKEERWKLIGQYITSKGGVVAAEELAPYLDPLETKGKNESLQINDETYMLPVLMRYEGHPVIEEDGNVLYLFISLQPTAKESSDPNFVKGALLKKKFLMENKWWFSKASTLEKAVIVGFGGLCWKGIQMLTEGLLLETPIAPGGYVTFFSAMLPVLQACVISITAIPSLRFVLFCIIFLKRNADIKKRNLARQRCARDLESPDLALRQKLQAARDMAKRLTIVMTAGQEDMPVNVYGTNRSTSTNRSRDLVEDI